One genomic segment of Streptococcus salivarius includes these proteins:
- the efeO gene encoding iron uptake system protein EfeO, translated as MKKLNKLGVVLLASGLLLTACAKSGNSSNSSSSSSKLTASEQKQLKQATSDYKTFVEGEIDQLLNDTEGFSETLKSGNLEEAKKQYPLVRMAYERSEPIAESFGESDVKIDYRLVDYMDENKSEDGWSGFHRIERIMWQDNTTDGTAAYADQLVNDIKELKAKIATVKVTPDIMLTGAVDLLNEVATQKITGEEEVFSHTDLYDFRANIEGAEKIFELFKPLIQKKDAKLVKTLETEFKNVNGLLDKHMTDEKNYKSYTDLSEADTKELAEAVTKLGEPLSQMGVILDGK; from the coding sequence ATGAAAAAACTTAACAAACTTGGTGTTGTTCTTTTAGCATCAGGGCTTTTATTGACGGCTTGTGCCAAATCTGGTAATTCAAGTAATTCTAGCTCATCTAGCTCAAAACTCACAGCCAGTGAGCAAAAGCAATTGAAGCAGGCCACAAGTGATTACAAGACTTTCGTTGAAGGTGAAATCGATCAGCTTTTGAATGATACTGAAGGATTCAGTGAAACCCTCAAGTCAGGAAATCTTGAAGAAGCTAAGAAACAATACCCATTGGTTCGTATGGCTTACGAACGTTCAGAACCAATTGCCGAAAGCTTTGGTGAGTCTGATGTGAAAATCGACTACCGTTTGGTTGATTACATGGACGAAAATAAATCAGAAGATGGCTGGTCAGGTTTCCACCGTATTGAACGCATCATGTGGCAAGACAACACGACCGATGGTACAGCTGCCTATGCAGATCAATTGGTCAACGATATCAAGGAGCTCAAGGCTAAGATTGCAACTGTTAAAGTCACTCCAGATATCATGTTGACTGGAGCTGTAGACCTTCTGAACGAAGTTGCCACTCAAAAGATTACAGGTGAAGAAGAAGTCTTCTCACACACTGATCTCTACGATTTCCGTGCCAATATTGAAGGAGCAGAAAAAATCTTTGAACTCTTCAAGCCATTGATCCAAAAGAAAGATGCTAAGCTTGTTAAGACTTTGGAAACAGAATTCAAGAATGTCAATGGTCTTTTGGACAAACACATGACTGATGAGAAAAACTATAAGTCTTATACAGATTTGAGTGAGGCAGATACTAAGGAATTGGCCGAAGCTGTAACTAAACTTGGTGAACCATTATCACAAATGGGTGTTATTCTAGATGGGAAATAA
- the efeB gene encoding iron uptake transporter deferrochelatase/peroxidase subunit — MTDEKFLDQKMDRREFLKKAGIGGAGLALGLSGASAFFNNQDSSSKKAYDGDEDISFYGKHQAGITTPMQKACYLVVLDLHTTDKKEVIQLFKDWTDYSSKLVEGELVKKDGSNALLPPTETGETVGLNPYRLSLTFGVSADFLKKLGLESKRPKLFRDLPPFPKEQLQDKYTGGDIVIQACADDEQVAFHAVRNLIRKGRNKITMKWSKSGFAAIGDRKETPRNLFGFKDGTANVTTEKEFDKVVWTDSKDWMKGGSYMALRLVQMHLETWDRTNLQEQENTFGRYKESGAPFGKKDEFDEVDLSKLPVDSHVRLAKEVDLPILRRSYSYSDGIDERTGQFDAGLIFIAYQKDPDRFVKIQTNLGAVDKMNEYITHIGSGLFACFAGVEKGGYLGQALFE; from the coding sequence ATGACTGACGAAAAATTTTTAGATCAAAAAATGGACCGTCGTGAATTTCTTAAAAAAGCAGGTATTGGAGGGGCTGGGCTAGCGCTTGGTCTTTCTGGTGCATCTGCTTTTTTCAATAATCAGGATAGTTCAAGTAAAAAAGCTTATGATGGAGATGAAGATATTAGCTTCTATGGCAAACACCAGGCTGGGATTACAACTCCTATGCAAAAGGCTTGCTACTTGGTGGTGCTAGATCTTCACACAACTGATAAAAAAGAAGTGATTCAGCTTTTTAAAGACTGGACAGACTATAGTAGTAAGTTGGTCGAAGGAGAGCTGGTCAAAAAAGATGGTTCTAATGCTCTCTTACCTCCAACAGAAACAGGTGAAACAGTGGGACTCAACCCCTATCGCTTGAGCCTGACTTTTGGTGTCTCGGCTGATTTTCTTAAAAAACTTGGTTTGGAATCTAAACGTCCTAAGCTCTTCCGTGATTTGCCTCCATTTCCAAAGGAGCAGTTACAGGACAAGTATACGGGTGGAGATATCGTTATTCAAGCCTGTGCGGATGATGAACAGGTAGCCTTTCATGCTGTTCGAAATCTGATCCGCAAAGGTCGTAATAAAATCACCATGAAGTGGAGTAAATCAGGTTTTGCAGCCATCGGAGACCGTAAGGAGACGCCTCGAAATCTCTTTGGCTTCAAGGACGGTACTGCCAATGTTACGACGGAAAAGGAGTTCGACAAGGTTGTCTGGACTGATAGTAAGGATTGGATGAAGGGTGGTTCTTATATGGCTCTTCGTCTGGTACAGATGCACTTGGAGACTTGGGATCGTACCAATTTGCAGGAGCAGGAAAACACCTTTGGTCGCTATAAGGAATCAGGAGCACCCTTTGGCAAGAAAGATGAGTTTGACGAAGTAGATCTCTCAAAACTACCAGTCGATTCTCATGTGCGTTTGGCTAAAGAAGTAGACCTTCCTATCTTACGTCGTTCGTACTCTTATTCAGATGGTATTGATGAGAGAACTGGCCAGTTTGATGCAGGATTGATTTTCATTGCCTACCAGAAGGATCCAGACCGTTTTGTCAAAATACAGACCAATCTTGGTGCTGTAGACAAGATGAATGAGTACATCACCCATATCGGAAGTGGGCTCTTTGCTTGCTTTGCAGGCGTGGAGAAAGGAGGCTACCTTGGTCAAGCACTCTTTGAATAA